The genomic region GGCCCGGCCGTGGCAGGCCTTGTAGCGGCGGCCGGAGCCGCACGGGCAGGGCTCACGTGCCCCGACCGCGGGGATGTGCTCAGGGCTGGCCCCGCGGTTCCCTTGAGGGGCCTTCGTCTGAGGACGCTTCTTCGCCATGGTGCGGCTCTCTCCCGACTGCGCTGGTCCTGTGTCTGGCGCGAGCCTATGGGATGTCCGGCCGATCGTGCGGGGCCACACGGTGCGCGGTCCGCCGACCCGGGGCCTCGCCGGTACACCGGACCCTGCCCCCTCCGGAGAACCGGCGGGTGCACCCCGCCGGTCCGTCGCCGGAGCAGGCCCGGATCTGGTCGCGGCACTAGTCGAGGTCGTCGAACACGTCCGCGAAGTCGGGACCGCGGCCCGCGCCGTGCGTGGCAAAGTCCTCGCGGCGGCCCTCGGTGACGAGCACCCAGACCGTCACCTCCCCCGACGCGTTGTCCCGTACGCCCCATTCCCGGGCCAGCGCGCTGATGATGTTGAGCCCGCGACCGCCTCTCGCAGTGACCGACGGAGTGGCCGGAATCGGTCGGGTCGGACCCCCGCCATCCGTCACTTCCACGGTCAGTCTGCCTGCCTTGTCCACGCACCAGGCGGCGCGCACATCCCCGTCACCGATCTCCGCCTGTCCCAGCGGCCTGCCGTGCCGGCAGGCATTGCTGAGCAGTTCGGAAAGGATCAGCACGGCATCGTCGACCACCGAGTCGGACACTCCGGTCCTGCGCAACTGATCACGCATCCGGTGCCTAGCCTCACCCACGCCCGCAGGGCCGTGGGGTACGGCCATGCTCGACGACGTGGGCACTTCTTGTGCCACCACCAACGCCACCCCCGAGACCTCCTTTGCCCCACGCCAACGAGTGGATGCCCCGGTGGACTGGACCGGAAACCGGCCAAAGGGGGCCCGGTGATGCACTCGTAACGATCGAATACGCATCGAACGCGCCGGTGCACTCCCTGTAACCAGTGCAGTGACCAGTACTAGGACCGGCCCAGCTGGGACAAGACCTGTTTCGGCCGGTTGGTGATGATGGCGTCGACGCCCAGTTCCGCGCAGAGTTCGACGTCCTCGGGCTCGTTCACGGTCCACACGTGCACCTGGTGCCCTGCCCGGTGCAGCCGCTCGACGTAACCGGGGTGATTGCGCACGATCCGCATCCCCGGGCCCGCGATCCCGGCCCCGGCGGGCAGTCGCCCGTCGCGCAGCCGGGGGGACAGGAACTGCAGCAGGTAGACGGTGGGGACGGCGGGGGCGGCGGCGGCGACCCGGTGCAGCGAGCGCGCGGAGAAGCTCATGATCCGTACCGGCGACGCCTCGCCGGGCGCCGGGGAGTCCAGACCGAAGCGGGCCAGCGCCGCGAGGAGCTTCTCCTCCACCTGACCCGCCCAGCGGGTGGGGTGCTTGGTCTCGATGGCCAGTTCCACCCGCCGTCCGGAGTCGTGGACCAGCTCCAGCAACCGTTCCAGGGTGAGTACGGACGTGCTCTCGCGGTCCCAGTCCGGGGATTCCTCGGAGTCCTTCCAGCTCCGCCAGGACCCGAAGTCGAGGGCTGCCAGGTCGGACAGCTCCAGGGCGGAGACCGCACCGCGCCCGTCGGACGTACGGTTGACCCGGCGGTCGTGCACACAGACGAGATGGCCGTCGGCGGTGAGCCGCACATCGCATTCGAGGGCGTCCGCCCCGTCCTCGATGGCTCGTGTGTACGCGGCGAGGGTGTGCTCGGGGGCGTCCTCGGAGGCTCCCCGGTGGGCGACGACCTGGATGCTGTGCTGCCGTACGTGGTTCACCGCGTCATGGTGCCACCGTGACGGGGTAGGTGGAGGCAGACAAGAGCACGCGACGGTGTGAAGGTGCATCCTTTTCATCCGAAATAAAGGATGGGGGAGCAGATGCACAGCTCCCGTTTACAGTGCCCCGACGTGCTGTGGGAAAAGCTGTCCGCAGACACTTGCAACACTTGCACAGCGGGACTCTGACCGAGACGACGTGGAACCGAGGAGAAAGAGCTGTGAGCACCGAGAACGAGGGCACCGAGGGCACGGCGGCCGAGACCGCACCACCCGCCCCGTCCGCACCTCCCGTGCCGGTTGCCGCTCCTGAGGGCACGCCCGCTTCCGCCACCGAAGCCACCGCGCAGCTTCCGGGACCGGTGACCGCCGACGAGTCCGTACCGGCCCAGGCGGCGAGCGCCGGATGGCCGCCTCCCCCGCCGGTCCTCCCGGCGTACGGCGGCGGCGGTGGCTATGGCGGCACCGGCGGACCGGTCTGGGGCGCACCCGTACCGCCTCCGCCCGCGGCACCCGCGAGGCGCGCGGGCGGTCTGGTCGCCGCGGTGATCGTCGCGGCGCTGGTGGCGGGCGGCATCGGTGGCGGCATCGGGTACTTCGCCGCCGAGCACAGCGACAACGCGACGGGCTCGACCACCGTCTCCGCGCCGGGCAAGGGCCAGGAGGTCAAGCGCTCGGCGAACACGGTCGCGGGGATCGCCGCGAGGGCACTGCCGAGCGTCGTCACCATCGAGGCGAAGAGCGGCAACGGCGACGGCGGCACCGGCACCGGGTTCATCTACGACACCCAGGGCCACATCCTCACCAACAACCACGTGGTGGCCGGAGCAGCCGACGGGGGCACCCTGACGGCGACCTTCTCCAACGGCAAGAAGTACGACGCCGAGGTGGTGGGCCGGGCCCAGGGCTACGACGTGGCCGTGGTGAAGCTGAAGAACGCGCCGTCGGGCCTGACCCCGCTCGCCCTCGGCAACTCGGACGAGGTCGCGGTCGGCGACGAGACCATCGCGATCGGCGCGCCCTTCGGCCTGTCCAACACGGTGACGACGGGCATCATCAGCGCGAAGAACCGCCCGGTCGCCTCGGGCGACGGTTCGGGCAGCAAGGCCTCGTACATGAGCGCCCTGCAGACGGACGCCTCGATCAACCCGGGCAACTCCGGCGGCCCGCTGCTCGACGACCGCGGCGCGGTCATCGGCATCAACTCGGCCATCCAGTCGGCAAGCAGCGGCAGCATGGGCGGCGATTCGCAGGCGGGTTCGATCGGCCTGGGCTTCGCCATCCCGATCAGCCAGGCGAAGTCGGTCGCCCAGCAGTTGATCAAGACCGGCGAGCCGGTCTACCCGGTGATCGGCGCGACGGTCGCCATGGACGAACAGGGCGACGGCGCCAAGATCTCCGACCAGGGCGCGAGCGGCACGGACGCGGTCACTGCCAATGGTCCCGCGGCCAAGGCGGGTCTCAAGGCCGGTGACGTGATCACCAAGCTGGACGACACGGTGGTCGACAGCGGCCCGACCCTGATCGGCACGATCTGGACGCACAAGCCGGGCGACAAGGTCCAGCTCACGTACAAGCGCGACGGCAAGGATCACACCGTCACGGTCACCCTGGGCCAGCGCAAGGGCGACAGCTGAGGCGCTAGTCTGTTCCCGCGCCGTCCCGACGGGACGGCGCGGGGGTGGGTTGCCCGAGCGGCCTAAGGGAACGGTCTTGAAAACCGTCGTGGCAGCGATGTCACCGTGGGTTCAAATCCCACACCCACCGCAGAGAGACGGCCCCTGACCAGGTCATCGGTCAGGGGCCGTCGTGCTGCTCGCTCTCCGCAGGCGAGCGTCGTTTCCCGGTGCTCCCCGCTCGGCCGGGCACGGCTGCGCACGGCAGGTCAGGAACCGCGGCCCGGGAGTGTCAGTGGCAGGTGGCAGACTCCGTCGACATGGTTGATCAGGTGCGCTTGAGAGATGTCGAACCGGCCGATCTGGAGGAGTTCTTCGCACAGGAGCACGATCCTGAGGCCATGAAACGGTCGAAGTTCACGCCCCGGGAACGGGAACCGTTCATGACCCACTGGACGACGAAGGTTCTTGGGGATCCCACCAACTTCGTGCAGGCCATCACGGTCGACGGAGATCTGGCGGGCAACGCGGTGGCGTGGTGGGACGAGGGGCGGCGCTTCATCGGGTACTGGCTCGGCAGGCAGTACTGGGGTCGGGGGATCGGCACGCGGGCACTGGCGCTGTTCCTGGAGCGGGAGAAGGCCCGTCCCCTGTACGCCGATCCCTTCGCAGGGAACACCGGCTCGGTGCGGCTGCTGGAGAAACACGGCTTCCGGCGCACCGGGACGGTCCGGTACGGCGAGCACGAGCACATCATGTTGATGCTCGGCGAGAACCCCGCCTGAAGCCTTGCCGACGCGAACAGTTGGCCCGGAACCCCTCGGGTGAGGACCGGTGCGGATCGGATTCTCCGGGCGCCCCTTCTCGCCGCGCTCCCGGCTCAGCGTGCGTACACGGCGACGAAATCCCGCGTCGCTTCGTTGTAATAGCGCTCCGGCGGGTTCTCGAAGTCGAGGATGTTCTTCGGGGTCGGGTCGGCCGGGTCGTGCGTGCCGTCGTAGCTCATGAACGAGGGCCAGGCACGGTTCATGTCCAGGGGCATGGCGCGTACGGCACCGGCGCGCTGCATCAGTTCCGCGAGCGTGCGGGCGGTCAGCGCCTGGCCGACCACCATGATGACGTCGCCCTTGGCGGTGACGCCGACGCCCGAGCGTTCCACGAACATCCGGCTCTGGTCGGTGGCGCCCCACTTGGAGTCGCTGTCGATGTCCGGTACGACCCGGCCACCGTCGACCATCAGCTCCAGGCACTGGCGGACGCCGACGACGTCCGGGGTCATGTGCACATCGCGGCCCCAGACGCCCAGCTTGAAGGAACCGTCGCGGTAGAACACCTCGGAGGCCGCTCCGTCGCGGAGCGTTCCCGCGGTGCGGCCGTTGAGGTAGAAGCCGCCTTTCGAGCCGCCGTCGGTGATTTTGAAGCCACCGTTCCAACTGGCCACGAGTCCGCTGCGGCTGCCCTTGGGAATGTTCGGCGGGACGGAGAAGGTGCCGCCCGGCTCGCGGACGCCCGGGTGCAGCTGGAAGCGGGCGTCTGCGGCGCTGATCCACGCGATCGCGGCCTCGTACGAGGTGTGCTCCGCGTCGGGGCGCACATACGTCCCCTGCACGATCGGCCGGCCCTTCCTGTCGAAGGCCAGCGCACGGTAGACGCCCTCACCCTTCAGTGATGGGGAGACGGGCGGGCGCAACTGAGCGTGCAGCGGCAGTTGAGGACCGCTCGGGGGCGCCGGAGCCGCTGCGGTCTGGTTCATGCGGGCCTGGGCGTCGGACGAGAGGGATCCGCCGACCTTGGGCGGATCGAGGTCGTACCTGATGTTTTCGAGCTTGTCGACCACAACGCCCATGGAGTGCTCGCGTGCCCAGCCCGCGAGCCGAGCCGCCGTGCTGTCGTCGCCCGGGTAGGTCAGGGCGTCGCTGACGGACCAGCCCAGGGCCCCGACACAGACCAGAACCACCGCGAGCACAGCGCGAGTGACCCTTCGACGCGGAAGCCACCGGCGCTTGCGGGGGGCGGGATCCGATGCCTGCGACATGACGCTCCTTGATGTAACGGGCCCTCAGGTGACGTCTCATCGGAACGCATCAGGAACGGTTCGCACAGCTGGGAGGGGCCAACCGGGTGGTGTTCATCTGAAGAAAAACACTTTGTGTGCGTTGGTCCATCTATGTCCGAACCCCATCCGCATCATGTGAAAAGTACGCAGAACATCCCGCGTGGGATTCGCTGCGGAATCCAGTGCATCACCGCTGTACGAAACAGAAATGAGGGGTCGTCATGACCAGTCAGGCCAAGAAGGTGTGGGCCGCCTTCACCACCGCGTTCTTCGCGCTCGTAGCCATGCTCGGGTTCACCTCCCCGGCCACCGCGACCGCTGGTGCCGTTGCCGCACCGGCGCCCGCCGACCTGTCGGGCCGCACCGGTCGTACGGTGGGCGCCCCCACGGTCCGGACGGCTCCCGGGGCCGCCGAGCCGGCACCGGCCCCGGCACCGGCTTCGGCGCGGACGGAGGCGCGTACAGGAGCACGTACAGAGGCGCGCGCCGCCGCCCCCACGCCGGCGCAGGTGGCCTGGTGGTCGCTGCCGAAGGACCGGGCGCTGCCGCCGACCATCAAGCAGCGGATTCGCGCCGAGGCGCACGGTTCGACGCCCAGCACCCGGCACCTCCCGCTCGACCTGGACGCCTCGTCGGACGGCGCGGTCGCGGACGCGGCGGTCGGCGAAGCCGTTCTTCAGCCGGTCTGACCGGTGCGGTCGGCGAGTTCTGCCCGGTCGGTACGGTCCGTGGGACCGGAACCGTCGGCACGATCCAGCCGCGGAGACCGCACAACGGGCATCGTCAGGCGGGCCGCCGAGGCGATGGTGGCACGAGCTTCGCGCTCGGTGAGTCCAGTACGAACCGCAGTATCGGCGAGCAGAGCGGCGAGATCTTCGCCGAAACCGTTCCCGTGCGCGCGGCAGGCGGCCGGAACAGACGGGTGTTGCGCTGTCCCTGGTGGGCGGCGCGTACGAAGTGCACCAGGCCGTGGCCCTGCGCGGGCCGGCCGGGTGGAGTGCCGGGAGCGCGAGCAGGAGGCGTGAGCAGACGGAGCGGGGTGCGAGGAAAGGGCGCGGGCGCGAGACGGACCGTGCCGGGCGCGAGGCGGTAGACACTGTGGGTCGTGAGTGAACCGGGACCTATGAGGTACCCGCCGGCGCCACGGATGTCGATGCCGGGAGCGAGTCGGCTCACCGGGTCGGGGACGACCCTGTCGGGTGGTCCGGTCGGCCGGAGATGGCTGCCCCCACCGGGTGTGAGCGCGACGACGGTCTCGGGATCGTGAACAGATGCTTGAGTACGAGGCGTTGAAGAGCGGCCGTGGAGCCGCTCTCCGCCTCGGTGCCGAGGTCGATGCCGATCGGGTGGTGCGGCGGTCGGTCGGAGGCGCCGCGGTAGAGAACCGGGTCGGGGTCCCGGTGATGCGGTGACAGCAGCGCGGGAAGTTGGCTACGGGACAACCGGACAACGGGATGACGGGACAACGGGGAGCCCGCGCTCGGCGGTGAAGCGCGCACGGGCGAGGGTCGGATGGCGGGCGGAGTGCCTGTCGGTGGCGGCCAGTTGTTTATTGCCGAATGAGTGTTCGAATCAGGGGAGCGGACCGGGGGAGGGCAAGGCGTTCCCGAGGAAATGACGGAACGATTCATCCCTTGGGGCGCCCGGGGGTGACGGGTTGCGGGCTGCCGTTTTGCAGATTCAGTGCCTTGGTGGGGTTTATCGACTTAACGTCACGCTTGCGAGGGAATCAAGCCTTCCGCGCTGGT from Streptomyces sp. NBC_01267 harbors:
- a CDS encoding ATP-binding protein, whose product is MRIRSLRVHHRAPFGRFPVQSTGASTRWRGAKEVSGVALVVAQEVPTSSSMAVPHGPAGVGEARHRMRDQLRRTGVSDSVVDDAVLILSELLSNACRHGRPLGQAEIGDGDVRAAWCVDKAGRLTVEVTDGGGPTRPIPATPSVTARGGRGLNIISALAREWGVRDNASGEVTVWVLVTEGRREDFATHGAGRGPDFADVFDDLD
- a CDS encoding S1C family serine protease, with protein sequence MSTENEGTEGTAAETAPPAPSAPPVPVAAPEGTPASATEATAQLPGPVTADESVPAQAASAGWPPPPPVLPAYGGGGGYGGTGGPVWGAPVPPPPAAPARRAGGLVAAVIVAALVAGGIGGGIGYFAAEHSDNATGSTTVSAPGKGQEVKRSANTVAGIAARALPSVVTIEAKSGNGDGGTGTGFIYDTQGHILTNNHVVAGAADGGTLTATFSNGKKYDAEVVGRAQGYDVAVVKLKNAPSGLTPLALGNSDEVAVGDETIAIGAPFGLSNTVTTGIISAKNRPVASGDGSGSKASYMSALQTDASINPGNSGGPLLDDRGAVIGINSAIQSASSGSMGGDSQAGSIGLGFAIPISQAKSVAQQLIKTGEPVYPVIGATVAMDEQGDGAKISDQGASGTDAVTANGPAAKAGLKAGDVITKLDDTVVDSGPTLIGTIWTHKPGDKVQLTYKRDGKDHTVTVTLGQRKGDS
- a CDS encoding GNAT family N-acetyltransferase; the encoded protein is MVDQVRLRDVEPADLEEFFAQEHDPEAMKRSKFTPREREPFMTHWTTKVLGDPTNFVQAITVDGDLAGNAVAWWDEGRRFIGYWLGRQYWGRGIGTRALALFLEREKARPLYADPFAGNTGSVRLLEKHGFRRTGTVRYGEHEHIMLMLGENPA
- a CDS encoding DUF6344 domain-containing protein, translated to MTSQAKKVWAAFTTAFFALVAMLGFTSPATATAGAVAAPAPADLSGRTGRTVGAPTVRTAPGAAEPAPAPAPASARTEARTGARTEARAAAPTPAQVAWWSLPKDRALPPTIKQRIRAEAHGSTPSTRHLPLDLDASSDGAVADAAVGEAVLQPV
- a CDS encoding glycerophosphodiester phosphodiesterase — translated: MNHVRQHSIQVVAHRGASEDAPEHTLAAYTRAIEDGADALECDVRLTADGHLVCVHDRRVNRTSDGRGAVSALELSDLAALDFGSWRSWKDSEESPDWDRESTSVLTLERLLELVHDSGRRVELAIETKHPTRWAGQVEEKLLAALARFGLDSPAPGEASPVRIMSFSARSLHRVAAAAPAVPTVYLLQFLSPRLRDGRLPAGAGIAGPGMRIVRNHPGYVERLHRAGHQVHVWTVNEPEDVELCAELGVDAIITNRPKQVLSQLGRS
- a CDS encoding phosphodiester glycosidase family protein — protein: MLAVVLVCVGALGWSVSDALTYPGDDSTAARLAGWAREHSMGVVVDKLENIRYDLDPPKVGGSLSSDAQARMNQTAAAPAPPSGPQLPLHAQLRPPVSPSLKGEGVYRALAFDRKGRPIVQGTYVRPDAEHTSYEAAIAWISAADARFQLHPGVREPGGTFSVPPNIPKGSRSGLVASWNGGFKITDGGSKGGFYLNGRTAGTLRDGAASEVFYRDGSFKLGVWGRDVHMTPDVVGVRQCLELMVDGGRVVPDIDSDSKWGATDQSRMFVERSGVGVTAKGDVIMVVGQALTARTLAELMQRAGAVRAMPLDMNRAWPSFMSYDGTHDPADPTPKNILDFENPPERYYNEATRDFVAVYAR